A window from Leptothermofonsia sichuanensis E412 encodes these proteins:
- a CDS encoding DNA polymerase III subunit gamma/tau produces the protein MTYQPLHHKYRPQTFADLVGQEAIAATLTHAIQQQRIAPAYLFTGARGTGKTSSARILAKSLNCLQHPAPTEKPCGKCEVCRAIANSSALDVIEIDAASNTGVDNIRELIERAQFAPVQCRYKVYVIDECHMLSAAAFNALLKTLEEPPDRVVFVLATTDPQRVLPTIISRCQRFDFRRIPLDAMVRHLGKIASQEGIAITQEAITLVAQISQGGLRDAESLLDQLSLLAEDVTVDKVWDLVGSVPERDLMALLEAIAQDAPEALLNHTRRLLDRGREPLIVLQNLASFYRDLLIARTAPERGDLVALTQETWSRLCEFAQTIDIATILAGQQHLRSCEIQLKNTTQPRLWLEITLMGLLPSAISRQGTGASAAIPTRKVETVKPKSSGAIAPPLGQPGSTPPVTPEPQAVPQPPQSEMVASDFIQNDRQSEEAIAPKQAPVSPEEHGIELPGTSPADSNLNQIWQQIIAHLHPLSKALLNEHGQLLAFDGQEAQIGISSDKLVKIAQNQLKNIEKAFVDVFHQKVRVSLEVAGPVSSRASSVPSTFSPAAGESTPVVQPAADSSSGAQSPSPQKPTGQDAKTQPPGTPEKIHPLETPSPTQSGEDEPPSATVTPARTTKTEKPSTPSWQEDEAVKAARQLAEFFGGKVVSDDEEISAPGGVSSDALEQDAEPVWSNVSELEETNNEDDVPF, from the coding sequence ATGACCTATCAGCCACTGCACCATAAGTATCGCCCCCAGACCTTTGCCGATCTGGTCGGGCAGGAGGCGATCGCTGCCACCCTGACCCATGCCATCCAGCAACAGCGAATTGCTCCAGCCTACCTGTTTACGGGAGCGCGGGGCACTGGTAAAACATCCAGTGCCCGAATTCTGGCAAAGTCTCTCAACTGTCTCCAGCATCCGGCCCCAACCGAAAAGCCCTGTGGCAAGTGTGAGGTGTGTCGGGCGATCGCCAACAGTTCTGCCCTGGATGTGATCGAAATTGACGCCGCCAGCAACACCGGCGTAGACAACATCCGTGAACTGATCGAGCGAGCACAGTTTGCACCCGTACAATGTCGCTATAAAGTTTATGTAATCGATGAATGCCATATGCTCAGTGCGGCGGCATTCAATGCGTTGCTGAAGACCTTAGAGGAGCCACCCGATCGCGTCGTTTTTGTGCTGGCCACCACCGACCCCCAACGGGTGTTGCCCACAATCATCTCTCGCTGTCAGCGGTTTGACTTTCGCCGCATTCCCCTGGATGCAATGGTCAGGCACCTAGGCAAGATTGCCAGCCAGGAGGGAATTGCTATTACCCAGGAAGCCATTACCCTGGTGGCGCAGATTTCCCAGGGAGGTTTGCGGGATGCCGAAAGCCTGCTGGATCAACTGAGCTTGCTGGCGGAAGACGTGACCGTTGATAAGGTCTGGGATCTGGTCGGTTCTGTCCCGGAGCGGGACTTGATGGCACTCCTGGAGGCGATCGCCCAGGACGCCCCGGAAGCACTCCTCAACCACACTCGCCGCCTGCTGGACCGGGGACGGGAACCGTTAATCGTTTTACAAAACCTGGCCAGCTTTTACCGGGATCTATTAATTGCCAGAACTGCTCCAGAGCGGGGAGATCTGGTGGCACTAACCCAGGAAACCTGGTCCAGGTTATGCGAATTTGCCCAGACCATCGACATTGCCACCATTCTGGCCGGGCAGCAACACCTGCGGAGTTGTGAAATTCAACTCAAGAACACTACCCAGCCCCGACTCTGGTTGGAAATCACCTTGATGGGGTTGTTGCCCTCAGCCATTAGCCGCCAGGGAACCGGAGCAAGTGCAGCGATTCCTACCAGAAAAGTTGAAACGGTGAAGCCGAAGTCCAGTGGAGCGATCGCCCCCCCCCTGGGTCAACCCGGCTCAACCCCGCCAGTCACCCCAGAACCTCAGGCTGTTCCTCAACCTCCTCAATCAGAGATGGTGGCTTCTGATTTCATCCAGAATGACAGACAATCTGAGGAAGCGATCGCACCAAAACAAGCACCAGTCTCCCCAGAAGAGCATGGAATTGAACTTCCCGGCACGTCGCCTGCTGATTCCAACCTGAACCAGATCTGGCAGCAAATCATCGCCCACCTCCATCCCCTCAGCAAGGCGCTACTGAATGAACATGGGCAACTGCTCGCCTTTGACGGGCAGGAAGCCCAGATTGGCATCAGTTCTGACAAGCTGGTGAAAATTGCCCAAAACCAGTTGAAAAATATTGAGAAAGCATTTGTCGATGTTTTTCACCAGAAAGTCAGGGTCAGTCTGGAGGTTGCGGGTCCCGTTTCTTCCAGAGCCAGTTCTGTTCCCAGTACTTTTTCCCCAGCGGCAGGTGAAAGTACGCCAGTCGTTCAACCAGCGGCTGACTCTTCCAGTGGGGCACAATCGCCTTCCCCCCAAAAGCCCACTGGTCAGGACGCCAAAACTCAGCCGCCCGGAACCCCTGAGAAAATCCATCCCCTGGAAACTCCTTCTCCAACTCAGTCTGGCGAAGATGAACCCCCTTCTGCAACGGTGACTCCAGCCAGAACCACAAAGACTGAAAAGCCTTCAACCCCTTCTTGGCAGGAAGATGAGGCAGTCAAAGCGGCCAGACAACTGGCAGAATTTTTTGGAGGTAAGGTTGTCAGTGATGATGAAGAAATCTCAGCGCCAGGAGGGGTGTCCTCTGATGCCCTGGAGCAGGATGCTGAGCCGGTATGGAGCAATGTGAGCGAGTTAGAAGAGACGAACAATGAGGATGATGTGCCATTTTGA
- a CDS encoding Rpn family recombination-promoting nuclease/putative transposase, producing MYDNVCKFLAESFSQDFAQWLLGTPIDLTQLSPSELSVAPIRADALILLASEQMILHLEFQTQPDAEIPFRMIDYRLRAYRRYPNKQVRQVVIYLKPTRSELVHQTVFAIPGTRHEFEVIRLWEVPQENLMQFPGLLPLAILSRTADKMRTLREVAQRIERLSIRTEQSNVAAATSVLAGLVLEKEMIRQVLKEETMKDSVIYQDIVEQGIQQGIQQGIQQGIQQGAQAGEATLVVRLLKRQIGLANDALEARIRELSVQQLEDLGEALLEFTQPEDLVNWLEHHQNSSLVES from the coding sequence ATGTACGATAACGTTTGCAAATTTCTAGCAGAAAGCTTCAGTCAGGATTTTGCCCAATGGTTACTCGGAACCCCCATTGACCTGACCCAACTCAGTCCATCCGAGTTATCGGTTGCTCCTATTCGAGCAGATGCCTTGATTCTGCTGGCTTCTGAGCAAATGATTCTGCATTTGGAATTCCAAACACAACCGGATGCTGAAATTCCCTTCCGCATGATAGATTATCGCCTGCGAGCTTATCGCCGCTATCCGAATAAGCAAGTGCGGCAGGTGGTAATTTACCTTAAACCGACCCGGTCAGAACTGGTTCACCAGACCGTATTTGCCATTCCTGGTACCCGCCATGAATTTGAAGTGATTCGACTGTGGGAGGTGCCCCAGGAAAACCTGATGCAGTTTCCGGGGCTACTGCCTCTGGCAATTTTGAGTCGTACTGCGGATAAGATGCGCACACTCCGGGAAGTTGCTCAACGGATTGAAAGGCTATCGATTCGGACAGAACAAAGCAATGTGGCGGCAGCTACTTCCGTCCTGGCAGGATTAGTATTGGAAAAAGAGATGATTCGGCAAGTCCTGAAAGAGGAAACTATGAAAGACTCTGTGATTTATCAAGATATTGTTGAACAAGGCATTCAGCAAGGCATTCAGCAAGGCATTCAGCAAGGCATTCAGCAAGGTGCGCAGGCAGGAGAAGCCACTCTCGTTGTGCGTCTGTTGAAACGCCAAATTGGGCTGGCCAATGATGCATTGGAAGCCCGCATTCGAGAACTATCTGTCCAACAGTTGGAAGATCTGGGAGAGGCATTGTTAGAATTTACTCAGCCAGAAGATCTGGTGAACTGGTTGGAGCATCACCAGAATTCATCATTGGTTGAATCATAG
- a CDS encoding SH3 domain-containing protein has translation MTNLREGALLVGVGIAILGATSGITATVLHYYPGLLSTLKIFPDSSSSVTCKTIATDPNPPLNVRSSPVSAPDNIVGRLRNGTRLEVVDENQGWLRIVSPVEGWVYKDLTVTSCIPATATQVSADWSDNGMKVLQEATEAYQAGNLSAAIALAQTIPAQSSTYQAAQGAINQWQQDWKTAEAEFEAAQTAFQAKQWQEVLNKVRNFPGNRYWRARLTPMVEEAIKQQNANKER, from the coding sequence ATGACGAACCTGCGCGAGGGTGCCCTGCTGGTTGGGGTTGGGATAGCAATTTTGGGGGCAACATCTGGAATCACCGCTACCGTTTTGCATTATTACCCTGGGTTGTTATCCACGCTTAAAATCTTTCCAGACTCTTCGTCATCGGTGACCTGCAAAACGATCGCCACCGATCCCAATCCTCCCCTGAATGTCCGTTCCAGTCCTGTATCGGCTCCTGATAATATAGTGGGCCGGCTCCGAAACGGCACCCGACTGGAGGTGGTAGATGAAAACCAGGGCTGGCTGCGGATTGTCAGCCCAGTTGAAGGTTGGGTGTATAAAGATTTGACGGTTACCAGTTGTATTCCAGCAACGGCAACTCAGGTTAGTGCCGACTGGTCCGACAACGGCATGAAGGTTTTACAAGAAGCAACTGAGGCCTATCAGGCAGGCAATTTAAGTGCAGCGATCGCCCTGGCTCAAACGATACCTGCCCAGAGTTCAACCTATCAGGCAGCCCAGGGAGCGATTAACCAGTGGCAACAGGACTGGAAAACGGCTGAAGCCGAATTTGAGGCGGCACAAACAGCCTTTCAAGCAAAACAATGGCAGGAAGTTCTGAACAAAGTACGGAATTTCCCAGGTAACCGCTACTGGCGCGCCAGATTAACTCCCATGGTTGAGGAAGCCATCAAACAGCAAAATGCGAATAAGGAAAGGTAG